The Sulfuricurvum sp. IAE1 DNA segment AAGGTGGGCGATCATTTCGGCGGTAGCGATAAACGTGAAAGGCGTCGTAATCACTTCATCCCCCGGCGCGATATCGACGGCCATCAGGGCGAGCTGCAGCGCGTCGGTACCGCTGGAGCAGGTAATCGCGTGACGGACCCCGACATAGGCTGCCAGGGCGTTTTCGAGCTGCAAAACCTCTTCGCCCATGATGAAGTTGCATTTGTCCATGACGGCATGGACCGCCACGTCGATCTCTTCTTGGTAAAGGCGGTAGTGTTTTTGGAGGTTGGCGAAATCGATCGTCATGGAAGCTCTTTTAATTGGTCGTTTTCGAGGATATAGCGGCTGTTGTCGTAAGGGTCGATAGCGATCCCGTTTTCATCGAAGGAGAGGGTGTTGCCCGCGCGGCTCACCCAGCCGATCTGGCGCGCCGGGACCCCCACCATCAGCGCGTAGGGTCTGACGTCGCGGTTGACCACCGCACCGCTGCCGATGAGGGCGTATTCGCCGATCGTGACGCCGCAGACGATCGTTGCGTTCGCGCCGACGCTGCACCCGCGCTTGAGGAAGGTTTTTTTGAACTCTTCGCGACGTACGATGAAAGCTCTGGGATTGATGACGTTGGTGAACACCATGCTGGGGCCGAGGAAGACGTCGTCTTCGCACTCCACCCCTTCATACACGCTGACATTGTTTTGAACTTTGACGCCGTTGCCGATTTTCACCTTCGGCCCTACGACGCAGTTTTGGCCGAAGGAGCAGTTTTCGCCGATTTCAGTACCTGAGAGGATATGGCTGAAGTGCCAGATTTTGGTGTTATCGCCGATCTGAACCCCTTCGTCGATGTAGCTCGAGGGGTGGGCAAAAAAGGGCGCCATTATCCCAGTACCTTCCGGCAAAAGGGGTGGTATTCCCCCTCCAGCCCCAAAGCGGGGAGATTACGGATCGTCGAGACGATGTTGATCGAATTGCGCGCCTCCTCCAGGCCGAAACCGCCTCCTTGCAGGATATGGCGGTAACTGGTCGTGTGGAGGTCGGTGAACCCTTCGCTGAACTCGAACTCTTCGCCGTTGACCGTGATGCTGCGGTAGGTCGTTTTCCCCGAGGCTTTCACCGTTTCGGGGATGTAGTCGTAGTTGACGCTCAGAAACCACCGGACCCGGGCGTTTTTGAGTTTCATGTATCCCGCGTTCGCGTCGGGCTGTTTGAGGTGGACGACGTTCTCCTCGACCGGACCGAAAATCCAGCTGAGCATGTCGAAGAAATGGACCCCGATGTTGGAGGCGATCCCGCCGCTTTTGGCTTCGTCGCCTTTCCAGCTGACAAAATACCATCGTCCCCGGCTGGTGAGGTAGGTGAGATCGATGTCGTAGATACGGGTCGGATCGGCTTCAAGCTCAGCGGCGATCTTGTTTTTGAGCGCGATGATGGAGTCGTGCAGGCGCAGCTGGAGGATGTTGTAGACTTTTTTACCCGTCTCTTCCTCGATGACCTTGAGCTGGTCGAGGTTGTGGGGATTGAGGACGAGCGGTTTCTCGCAGATAGCGTGGGCGCCGCTTTTGAGGGCGAAGCGGATATGGCTGTCATGGAGATAATTGGGGGTAGTGATCGCGATGTACTCGATCCGTTTGTCGTGTTCGCGGTGCCATTTGTCGATGAAGCGGTCGAACCGCTCGAACTCGGTAAAGAAGTGGGCCTGCGGAAAATGGCTGTCCATGATCCCGATCCCGTCGTATTTGTCGAGAGCGGCGATGAGAGTGTTGCCCGTCTCCTTGATCGCCTTCATGTGGCGCGGAGCGATATAGCCCGCCGCTCCGATCAGGGCGAAGTTTTTCATACTCACAGCCTCCAGGTGGGATCGGGAACGATCCCTTTGACATCGATGATGACCGGTTCGCCGGAGCTGATCGAGCGGTAATCGTCCATTCCCAGCGCCTTGAACTGCCGGTGACCGACGGCGACGATGATGGCGTCGTAGCGTTCGCCGCTTTGGAACGGGTCGGCAACGATGCCGTGGCGGTAATGGTGCTTCTCCTCTTCGGGATCGACCCACGGATCGTAGACGTCGACCGCGCACCGGTAGGATTTCATCTCCTCGATGATGTCGACGACTTTGGTGTTGCGCAGGTCGGGACAGTCTTCTTTGAAGGTGACCCCCAGTACCAGAACCCGGGCGTTTTTAATCTTTTTGTCCGCCTCGATCATGCATTTGACCGTTTTTTCGGCGATATATTTCCCCATCCCGTTGTTGATCTGGCGCGCACCGAGGATCAGGTTGGGTTTGTACCCCAGCTCTTCGGCCTTGAATGTGAGGTAATAGGGGTCTACCCCGATGCAGTGGCCGCCGACGAGCCCGGGTTTGAGCTTGATGAAGTTCCATTTTGTCGCCGCCGCTTCGATCACCTCGTTGGTGTCGATCCCCATCGTATCGAAGATAAGGGCGAGTTCGTTGATGA contains these protein-coding regions:
- a CDS encoding DapH/DapD/GlmU-related protein: MAPFFAHPSSYIDEGVQIGDNTKIWHFSHILSGTEIGENCSFGQNCVVGPKVKIGNGVKVQNNVSVYEGVECEDDVFLGPSMVFTNVINPRAFIVRREEFKKTFLKRGCSVGANATIVCGVTIGEYALIGSGAVVNRDVRPYALMVGVPARQIGWVSRAGNTLSFDENGIAIDPYDNSRYILENDQLKELP
- a CDS encoding Gfo/Idh/MocA family protein; this encodes MKNFALIGAAGYIAPRHMKAIKETGNTLIAALDKYDGIGIMDSHFPQAHFFTEFERFDRFIDKWHREHDKRIEYIAITTPNYLHDSHIRFALKSGAHAICEKPLVLNPHNLDQLKVIEEETGKKVYNILQLRLHDSIIALKNKIAAELEADPTRIYDIDLTYLTSRGRWYFVSWKGDEAKSGGIASNIGVHFFDMLSWIFGPVEENVVHLKQPDANAGYMKLKNARVRWFLSVNYDYIPETVKASGKTTYRSITVNGEEFEFSEGFTDLHTTSYRHILQGGGFGLEEARNSINIVSTIRNLPALGLEGEYHPFCRKVLG